A portion of the Fibrobacterota bacterium genome contains these proteins:
- the pelG gene encoding exopolysaccharide Pel transporter PelG translates to MAGIGFGIRDLLRRDTFLGFFRAYAYAGVIGSGPWILSFAGILMIHILGRRLGIPVRLITQFQTSVTYVIAASLVFSGVLTLSFTRYASDRIYENKPERVGPAFLGALTLITAGSFALGLLLAAFAFPGQSPVYRIFMVMSFVTMNCIWLSASLLSGLKRYLALVGLFGIGYAVVVAVSLALRSRGLEGLLGGFLLGHFLMLTGMLRLILGAFPAATSAGASVRFDFLERRHWYASLTFAALAYNLGIWADKAYFWYAPHLGQPIIGMLRSSLIYDIPIFLSYVATLPGMAVFLVRMETDFAEKHKDYYGAIHGGATLGQIAGAKDEMVDTIRQGLLEIAKIQGLGVLFAMIWGPAMLRWLGISQLYQHLLYIDVVAAGMQVVFLGLCNVLFYLDKRRAVLGLSSLLLASNLLFTMASVSLGAEFYGYGFAAALLVAVLAGLWTLDRNLHDLEFRTFMRQP, encoded by the coding sequence ATGGCAGGCATAGGTTTCGGCATCCGCGATCTTTTGCGCAGGGATACCTTCCTGGGTTTCTTCCGCGCGTATGCGTACGCGGGCGTCATCGGCTCCGGCCCTTGGATCCTTTCCTTCGCCGGCATCCTCATGATCCATATCCTGGGCCGCCGCCTGGGCATCCCGGTCCGGCTCATCACCCAATTCCAAACCTCGGTCACCTACGTCATCGCCGCCAGCCTCGTCTTCAGCGGGGTCCTGACCTTGTCCTTCACGCGTTACGCCTCCGACCGGATATACGAGAATAAGCCCGAGCGGGTAGGCCCGGCCTTCCTGGGCGCCTTGACTCTCATCACCGCAGGCAGTTTCGCCCTGGGCCTGCTCCTGGCCGCCTTCGCCTTCCCGGGCCAGAGCCCGGTTTATCGCATCTTCATGGTGATGTCCTTCGTGACCATGAACTGCATCTGGCTTTCCGCCTCCCTGCTCTCGGGCCTCAAACGCTATCTGGCCTTGGTAGGATTGTTCGGGATCGGTTACGCGGTCGTGGTGGCGGTGTCCCTGGCCTTACGCTCCCGCGGGCTGGAGGGCCTTCTGGGAGGCTTCCTGTTGGGCCATTTCCTGATGCTGACGGGAATGCTCCGGCTTATCCTGGGCGCCTTTCCGGCGGCGACGTCCGCCGGCGCGAGCGTGCGTTTCGATTTCCTGGAGCGGCGGCATTGGTACGCGTCCCTCACCTTCGCCGCCCTGGCCTACAATCTGGGGATCTGGGCGGACAAGGCCTACTTCTGGTACGCGCCGCATCTGGGCCAGCCCATCATAGGGATGCTGCGCTCCTCCCTCATCTACGATATCCCCATCTTCCTGTCCTACGTCGCCACCTTGCCCGGGATGGCCGTATTCCTGGTGCGCATGGAAACCGATTTCGCCGAGAAGCATAAGGATTATTACGGCGCCATCCATGGGGGCGCCACCCTGGGGCAAATCGCGGGGGCCAAGGACGAGATGGTGGATACCATCCGGCAGGGGTTGCTGGAGATCGCGAAGATCCAGGGCCTGGGCGTGCTCTTCGCCATGATCTGGGGCCCGGCCATGCTGCGCTGGCTGGGCATCTCCCAACTCTATCAGCATCTGCTCTACATCGACGTCGTGGCCGCGGGGATGCAGGTGGTATTCCTGGGGCTGTGCAACGTCCTCTTCTATCTCGACAAACGGCGCGCGGTGTTGGGGCTGTCCTCGCTCCTGCTCGCGTCGAATCTCCTTTTCACCATGGCGAGCGTGAGCCTGGGGGCCGAGTTCTATGGTTACGGTTTCGCCGCGGCCCTGCTCGTCGCCGTGCTGGCGGGGCTCTGGACATTGGACCGGAATCTCCACGATCTTGAGTTCCGTACCTTTATGAGGCAACCATGA
- the pelF gene encoding GT4 family glycosyltransferase PelF yields the protein MPTTPKIPTAASADVALLLEGTYPFVRGGVSAWVHHLIQGFPEIRFAAVFLGSEPGAYKGIRYELPPNLVHLEVHYLYDRSRAKPREETRVDPHAFADMRAMHEGFAAPGGCPAHVLAANADHLLAGRLGEGQFQGSREAWDMITAYYRDHAPDSSFLDYFWTIRSMHDPVWALARIARGLIPARCYHSVSTGYAGFLGALLSQARKRPFVLTEHGLYTKERKIDLLQSAWIEGGGEAPGGEAPGSEAPGGGTPGAKPAGGSLGAEGPEGSYIRRLWIRFFEALGKSAYAAADPVISLYQGIRQQQIQDGAAADRAISIPNGIRLERFQPLRSRQAIPPKPIFTLIGRVVPIKDIKTFLRAMRSVRARVPRAEGWIVGPGDEDPAYFAECQALAEALGLSDTVRFLGFRDVNEVLPQTAVLVLSSISEALPLTLLEGFAAGVPAVSTDVGSCRQLIQGKEEDAEDKAIGAAGRVVGIGDPAALAEAIAGLYQDQEEWSRARAAAMTRVERYYTERLMLDRYAEIYGKALA from the coding sequence ATGCCGACCACCCCCAAGATTCCCACCGCCGCATCCGCCGACGTCGCCTTATTGCTCGAAGGCACCTACCCCTTCGTCCGCGGGGGCGTCTCCGCCTGGGTCCATCATTTGATCCAAGGCTTCCCGGAAATCCGCTTCGCGGCGGTCTTCCTTGGCAGCGAGCCGGGCGCGTATAAAGGCATCCGTTACGAGTTGCCACCGAACCTGGTGCATCTGGAAGTGCATTACCTTTACGACCGGTCCCGAGCGAAGCCCCGCGAAGAGACCCGGGTCGACCCTCACGCATTCGCCGACATGCGCGCCATGCACGAAGGCTTCGCCGCGCCCGGCGGTTGCCCGGCCCACGTGCTCGCCGCCAACGCGGATCATCTCTTGGCGGGGCGGCTCGGCGAAGGCCAGTTCCAAGGCTCGCGGGAAGCCTGGGACATGATCACCGCCTATTACCGGGATCACGCTCCCGATTCGTCCTTCCTGGATTATTTCTGGACCATCCGCTCCATGCACGATCCCGTATGGGCCCTGGCGCGCATCGCGCGCGGACTCATACCGGCCCGTTGCTACCACAGCGTATCGACCGGCTATGCCGGGTTCCTGGGCGCGCTGCTCTCGCAAGCGCGCAAGCGGCCGTTCGTCCTGACCGAGCATGGCTTGTACACGAAAGAACGCAAGATCGATCTGCTGCAAAGCGCATGGATCGAGGGGGGCGGCGAGGCGCCGGGCGGCGAGGCGCCGGGCAGCGAGGCGCCGGGCGGCGGGACCCCGGGCGCAAAGCCGGCCGGGGGAAGCCTGGGCGCCGAAGGGCCGGAAGGCAGCTATATCCGCCGGCTCTGGATCCGCTTCTTCGAGGCCTTGGGGAAATCGGCCTACGCTGCGGCCGATCCCGTTATCTCCCTATACCAAGGAATCCGCCAACAGCAAATCCAGGATGGCGCCGCCGCCGACCGGGCCATCTCCATCCCGAACGGCATCCGCCTGGAACGCTTCCAGCCCTTACGATCCCGGCAGGCGATCCCGCCGAAGCCCATCTTCACCCTTATCGGCCGGGTGGTTCCCATCAAGGATATCAAGACCTTCTTGCGCGCCATGCGGTCGGTGCGCGCGCGGGTGCCCCGGGCCGAAGGCTGGATCGTCGGCCCGGGCGACGAAGATCCCGCCTACTTCGCGGAATGCCAGGCCTTGGCCGAGGCCCTCGGCCTTTCGGATACCGTCCGCTTCCTCGGTTTCCGCGACGTTAACGAAGTTTTGCCGCAAACCGCCGTGCTGGTCCTCAGTTCCATCAGCGAGGCCCTGCCCTTGACCTTGCTGGAAGGCTTCGCCGCGGGGGTTCCGGCGGTCTCCACCGACGTAGGCTCCTGCCGGCAGCTGATCCAGGGCAAGGAGGAGGATGCGGAGGATAAAGCCATCGGCGCGGCGGGCCGGGTGGTGGGCATAGGCGATCCGGCGGCCTTGGCCGAAGCGATAGCCGGGCTCTACCAAGACCAGGAAGAATGGTCTCGCGCCCGCGCCGCCGCCATGACCCGGGTCGAGCGTTATTACACGGAACGGCTCATGTTGGATCGCTACGCGGAGATCTACGGGAAGGCCCTGGCCTGA
- a CDS encoding penicillin-binding protein activator LpoB, whose translation MNPCMKTAVCLIAAALAGCSPIQHSASPAMSCSEKWAVLPFHNYSETPQAGPAVARIVENALRSRGLADLHYYPSSLDDSLGEYGMSQGQYERALDWAKGQNARYAVTGSVTEWRYKSGMDGEPAVGLTLEVVDVESGKGIWSAGGAKTGWSNDALSGVGLKLIKNMVSKATISCN comes from the coding sequence ATGAATCCATGCATGAAAACGGCGGTCTGCCTGATCGCCGCCGCCTTGGCCGGTTGCTCCCCGATCCAGCACAGCGCCTCGCCGGCCATGTCCTGCTCGGAAAAGTGGGCGGTGCTGCCGTTCCACAATTATTCCGAGACGCCGCAAGCGGGTCCGGCGGTCGCCCGCATCGTGGAGAACGCCTTGCGCAGCCGGGGGCTGGCCGATCTCCACTATTACCCGTCCTCCCTCGACGACAGCTTGGGCGAGTACGGCATGAGCCAAGGGCAATACGAGCGGGCCCTGGATTGGGCCAAGGGGCAGAACGCCCGCTATGCGGTGACCGGCTCGGTGACGGAGTGGCGCTACAAGAGCGGCATGGACGGCGAACCCGCGGTGGGCCTGACCTTGGAAGTGGTGGACGTGGAAAGCGGCAAAGGCATCTGGAGCGCGGGAGGCGCGAAAACCGGTTGGAGCAACGATGCCTTGAGCGGCGTGGGTTTGAAGCTCATCAAGAATATGGTGTCCAAGGCGACCATCTCGTGCAATTGA
- a CDS encoding tetratricopeptide repeat protein, with protein MRHTGSGLLILSAAAILTFAWPALSAGIPEADASGNSDVTGAKPFRAFNDTVYALAYDVFLAARNVKDAFELAKEAVRQRPELSAWRERLAKTAEWAGDPALALREWEYLGAHGRRGEAYREAVRLAAALRDYNASVRAWEGIAAEQDLDAAEWSQFLDAYENSGEPGKGIERLRKRLAGRPDSVLTLKLIELLERTDRDAEALKTLETMASQYGNSPAIGLRRAEIYSRRGRIREAAAVLDAVHGLATGEAERIPILRLQASAYVWMQRYGDALKAYRALFESGRYDAADLRDLNGLARLRDPDLAMRAAVAGWAKFREPDMLVYYLERCIEVDRWDLASRALAGLTPDQWALFTDAPYFYVLAARIHQKEGKPALARREFQRALSQEPGSEDFQSGYLWLLIEQSRLSDLAVYADRWNRGPATPQSLLEPLAMANKLLQRHREALAYFRLLDREGEHPDFPFLLSYAEILEEAGDGQGALRAYRRAGEAMRAPPAPGDDRQGREWLEAEARWAWKFGSSDETAGRMAALNRQFKGGSGSKEAAFSWRVDRGENPEDAMAALGGAGTGEKDFPAWAQLAVAMRTENVGKVADLLDNKEAGLGAEDKARAAAFLGNARAAAGYAGEGGMGLASIPEPTGIRALRGAAGIGGGYEADRHLFYDEEKAVLQGDRPMGAGVLLSAHAETRRRPWISKDLDVTVPDREDAGNLELKRVTRHGTTRLAAGIRSTSAAAVGGSRDPLYSVTAEQDWRPMREVSIIAGYDRNALAEENPILAIAAVKECWRGGLHLSLPAEVDLDLHLARAGFRSWDRRWLGEGALARVVVEHRLLPSLSAGTSFAYNGFASAQAMPGPKGISLIGGLLTPKEFPQTFWHGSAYLEWQDRTRPEAGWLPSPTASFELGRNYFPDPGSEGPGAWANELAVRAGFTLKPSAAQRITALAEYASGLLTRNESESALSLNYACTFR; from the coding sequence ATGAGGCATACCGGAAGCGGCCTGCTGATCCTGTCGGCGGCCGCGATTTTGACGTTCGCCTGGCCCGCCCTTTCGGCCGGCATTCCAGAGGCGGATGCCTCCGGTAACTCCGATGTTACGGGCGCCAAGCCCTTCCGCGCCTTCAACGATACCGTTTACGCGCTGGCATACGATGTTTTCCTGGCGGCGCGCAACGTCAAGGACGCCTTCGAGTTGGCGAAGGAGGCGGTGCGCCAACGCCCGGAGCTTTCCGCTTGGCGGGAACGCCTGGCCAAGACCGCGGAGTGGGCCGGGGACCCCGCCCTGGCCCTGCGCGAGTGGGAATACCTGGGCGCGCATGGCCGTCGCGGGGAGGCCTATCGCGAGGCCGTGCGCCTGGCAGCGGCCTTGCGGGATTACAACGCGTCGGTGCGGGCTTGGGAAGGGATCGCCGCCGAGCAGGATCTGGACGCGGCGGAGTGGAGCCAGTTTCTGGATGCCTACGAAAACAGCGGCGAGCCCGGGAAGGGCATCGAACGTTTGCGGAAGCGCCTGGCCGGCCGCCCCGATTCCGTGCTCACGCTTAAGCTGATCGAACTCCTGGAGCGTACGGACCGGGATGCGGAAGCCCTGAAGACGCTGGAAACGATGGCCTCGCAATACGGGAACTCCCCCGCCATCGGGCTCCGTCGCGCTGAAATCTACAGCCGCCGGGGCCGCATCCGGGAGGCCGCGGCGGTCCTGGATGCCGTGCATGGCCTGGCCACGGGCGAGGCCGAACGGATCCCTATCTTGCGCCTCCAGGCTTCCGCATACGTTTGGATGCAGAGGTACGGGGACGCCCTCAAGGCCTATCGGGCGCTTTTCGAAAGCGGGCGTTATGACGCCGCGGATTTGCGGGATCTGAACGGGCTGGCCCGCTTGCGCGATCCGGACCTGGCCATGCGCGCCGCAGTCGCGGGATGGGCCAAGTTCCGTGAACCAGATATGTTGGTGTATTACCTGGAGCGATGCATCGAAGTCGATCGCTGGGATCTGGCCTCGCGCGCCTTGGCCGGCTTGACCCCGGATCAATGGGCCCTGTTCACGGACGCGCCCTACTTTTACGTGCTGGCGGCGCGGATCCATCAGAAGGAAGGTAAGCCCGCTTTGGCCCGCCGGGAATTCCAGCGCGCCCTTTCGCAAGAACCCGGTTCCGAGGATTTCCAATCGGGATACCTGTGGCTGCTGATCGAGCAAAGCCGCCTCTCGGATCTGGCGGTCTATGCCGATCGCTGGAACCGCGGTCCCGCCACGCCGCAATCCCTTCTCGAGCCCCTGGCCATGGCCAACAAGTTGTTGCAACGCCATCGCGAGGCTTTGGCGTATTTCCGATTGCTGGACCGGGAAGGGGAGCATCCCGATTTCCCGTTCCTCTTGAGTTACGCCGAGATCCTTGAGGAGGCCGGCGATGGGCAAGGCGCCCTGCGCGCATATCGGCGCGCAGGGGAAGCGATGCGGGCGCCACCGGCTCCCGGGGACGATCGGCAAGGCCGGGAATGGCTCGAAGCGGAGGCGCGTTGGGCATGGAAGTTCGGCTCCAGCGATGAAACGGCCGGCCGCATGGCGGCCTTGAACCGGCAATTCAAGGGCGGCTCGGGCAGCAAGGAAGCGGCATTCTCCTGGAGGGTCGACCGCGGGGAAAACCCCGAGGATGCCATGGCCGCCCTGGGCGGCGCCGGGACCGGTGAAAAGGATTTCCCCGCTTGGGCCCAGTTGGCGGTGGCCATGCGGACCGAGAACGTAGGCAAGGTCGCCGATCTGCTGGACAACAAGGAAGCGGGATTGGGCGCGGAGGACAAGGCCCGCGCGGCGGCCTTTTTGGGGAACGCCCGGGCGGCGGCGGGGTACGCCGGCGAAGGCGGCATGGGCCTGGCCTCCATTCCCGAGCCCACCGGCATCCGGGCCTTGCGCGGGGCCGCCGGCATCGGCGGCGGATACGAGGCGGACCGCCATCTTTTTTACGATGAGGAGAAGGCGGTCTTGCAGGGCGACCGGCCCATGGGCGCGGGAGTCCTTTTGAGCGCGCACGCGGAAACGCGCCGGCGGCCATGGATCTCGAAAGACCTCGACGTGACGGTTCCCGATCGGGAAGACGCCGGAAACCTGGAACTCAAGCGTGTAACCCGGCATGGAACCACCCGTCTGGCGGCAGGCATCCGCTCGACTTCCGCCGCCGCCGTGGGCGGCTCCCGGGATCCGCTTTATTCCGTGACCGCCGAGCAGGACTGGCGTCCGATGCGTGAGGTTTCGATCATCGCCGGCTATGACCGGAACGCGCTCGCGGAAGAAAATCCCATCCTGGCCATCGCGGCGGTGAAAGAATGCTGGCGGGGCGGCTTGCACCTTTCCCTGCCGGCCGAAGTCGATTTGGATCTGCATCTGGCCCGCGCCGGATTCCGCTCTTGGGACCGCCGTTGGTTGGGCGAAGGCGCCTTGGCGCGCGTCGTCGTCGAGCACCGCCTTTTGCCATCGCTGTCGGCGGGCACCAGTTTCGCCTACAACGGTTTCGCGTCGGCCCAAGCCATGCCGGGGCCGAAAGGGATTTCCCTGATTGGCGGACTGCTTACGCCGAAGGAATTCCCCCAAACCTTTTGGCACGGTTCGGCCTACCTGGAATGGCAGGACCGGACCCGGCCGGAAGCCGGTTGGCTCCCCTCTCCGACCGCGTCCTTCGAACTGGGACGGAACTATTTTCCCGATCCCGGATCCGAAGGACCGGGGGCATGGGCCAATGAATTGGCGGTCCGGGCGGGATTCACCCTGAAGCCTTCCGCCGCGCAAAGGATCACCGCTCTCGCCGAGTACGCGAGCGGCCTCCTGACCCGCAACGAATCCGAATCCGCATTATCCTTGAACTACGCTTGCACTTTCAGATGA
- a CDS encoding bifunctional glycoside hydrolase 114/ polysaccharide deacetylase family protein, with protein MQELRVFDHVILEPDHVNGPAPVFGPGDSASANRWIAYVALGEVHRSRNYYRKIPKQWILGENPAWGSAVLDQTAEAWPDFYLAHVIVPLWKRGYRGFFLDALDSYELYVKSPEERARQEKGLIAVIRRIKKAYPEARLVLNRGFDLLPEIHEQIYAVAFESLFRGWDAARGKFTEVSEQDRFYLLDKAGQVTKKYGLPAIAIDYVPASDRDLMRATAERIRDVGLVPWVTTPGLDMLGVGSVEAVPRRILMLYDGEEGGDLDELAIHRNADPMLTYLGYIPEFRDIRLPPPNFPLAGRYAGILCWQAGGTPPVSSAMATWLVAQSAEGMKIVFWGELPFSWTGPHAQAFGFRPSRASAKDTVVRLVQSEKVMHFEMEPLPDARAFRPLRIAAGKPLLQIAGVRGDTMVAAAYTPWGGYVLSPFLMRTLPDNRLERWVTQPMEFLAQALRLPVLPAPDITTENGTRLLMVHVDGDGFANRADWVPHPFAGEVLEQEVLSKYPFATTFSVIEGEVAPKGMYPQSSPQTLPVAKRILALPQIEIASHTYSHPFNWGRFARGGKEGKENHLDIPGFRFGPDLMQREVGGSIDYINKELAPPGKTCKVLLWSGNCNPDSRTVGLTYAAGVANMNGGETVITASSDSWTGIAPIGLNKGGFFQVYAPNQNENMYTNEWTGPFYGYENVIETFERTDKPVRFKPVDIYYHSYSGSKEASLKALKKVYDWALGRELYNVYVSEYTAKVLDFNGMALARSGEAWLIQGGGSLRELRIPASMGYPDLARSEGVIGYADAGESRYIHLSGATCKLVLSPKPPERPYLAAANAVLSDWASDGRRLSMTLEGHLDLVFSLGGAGRCRIKADGAPVGGKAGPGDRQTFRIASRKARIEADCP; from the coding sequence TTGCAGGAGCTTCGCGTTTTCGATCATGTCATCCTCGAACCGGATCACGTGAATGGCCCTGCGCCCGTTTTCGGACCCGGGGATTCGGCCTCCGCCAATCGCTGGATAGCCTACGTAGCCTTGGGCGAAGTCCACCGCAGCCGGAACTATTACCGTAAAATCCCCAAGCAATGGATCCTGGGCGAAAATCCCGCCTGGGGCTCCGCCGTTCTCGATCAAACGGCGGAAGCGTGGCCTGATTTTTATTTGGCGCATGTCATCGTTCCGCTATGGAAACGGGGATATCGTGGTTTCTTCCTGGACGCCCTTGATTCTTATGAATTGTACGTGAAGTCGCCGGAAGAGCGGGCCCGGCAGGAAAAAGGCCTCATAGCGGTGATCCGCCGCATCAAGAAGGCTTATCCCGAGGCCCGCCTGGTTCTGAACCGGGGCTTCGATCTGCTGCCGGAAATCCATGAGCAAATCTACGCTGTGGCCTTCGAATCGCTTTTTCGGGGATGGGATGCCGCGCGCGGGAAGTTCACCGAGGTATCCGAGCAGGACCGCTTCTACCTGTTGGACAAGGCCGGCCAGGTTACCAAAAAATATGGCTTACCGGCCATCGCCATCGATTACGTGCCCGCTTCCGATCGCGATCTGATGCGCGCCACGGCGGAACGGATCCGGGACGTGGGGCTGGTACCGTGGGTGACCACGCCGGGCCTGGACATGCTCGGGGTAGGCTCCGTGGAAGCGGTGCCCCGCCGGATCCTCATGCTGTACGACGGGGAGGAGGGCGGCGATCTCGACGAATTGGCCATCCACCGCAATGCCGATCCCATGCTCACCTACCTGGGTTACATCCCGGAATTCCGCGACATCCGTCTTCCTCCGCCGAACTTCCCGCTGGCAGGCCGCTACGCCGGCATCCTTTGCTGGCAAGCGGGCGGAACCCCTCCGGTCAGCTCGGCGATGGCTACCTGGTTGGTTGCCCAATCCGCCGAGGGGATGAAAATCGTTTTTTGGGGCGAGCTCCCTTTCTCGTGGACCGGCCCCCACGCCCAGGCATTCGGCTTCCGGCCTTCGCGGGCTTCCGCCAAGGACACGGTAGTGCGACTGGTGCAGTCCGAAAAGGTGATGCACTTCGAGATGGAGCCGCTCCCCGACGCCCGCGCCTTCCGGCCCTTGCGCATCGCGGCCGGGAAGCCTCTGCTCCAAATCGCCGGCGTACGCGGGGACACCATGGTGGCCGCGGCCTACACGCCCTGGGGCGGTTACGTCCTGTCTCCCTTCCTGATGCGGACCCTGCCGGACAATCGACTGGAAAGATGGGTGACGCAGCCTATGGAATTCCTGGCGCAGGCCCTGCGCCTGCCGGTATTGCCCGCGCCCGATATCACCACCGAGAACGGTACGCGTTTGCTGATGGTCCACGTGGACGGGGACGGATTCGCCAACCGGGCGGATTGGGTCCCCCATCCCTTCGCCGGGGAAGTCCTGGAGCAGGAAGTCCTCTCCAAGTATCCCTTCGCCACGACCTTCTCCGTCATCGAAGGGGAGGTGGCGCCCAAGGGTATGTATCCCCAATCCAGCCCGCAGACCTTGCCTGTCGCCAAACGGATCCTGGCGCTCCCCCAGATCGAGATCGCCAGCCATACCTATTCCCACCCTTTCAATTGGGGCCGATTCGCGCGCGGCGGCAAGGAAGGGAAAGAGAACCACTTGGACATTCCCGGATTCCGTTTCGGGCCCGATCTAATGCAACGGGAAGTGGGCGGGTCCATCGACTACATCAACAAGGAACTGGCCCCTCCCGGCAAAACCTGCAAGGTTCTGCTTTGGTCCGGGAATTGCAATCCGGATTCCCGCACCGTCGGATTGACCTATGCCGCCGGGGTAGCCAATATGAACGGCGGCGAGACGGTGATCACGGCCTCGAGCGATAGCTGGACCGGCATCGCCCCCATAGGGCTGAACAAGGGCGGGTTTTTCCAGGTGTACGCCCCGAACCAGAACGAAAACATGTACACCAATGAATGGACCGGCCCTTTTTACGGGTACGAAAACGTGATCGAAACCTTCGAACGTACCGATAAGCCAGTCCGCTTCAAGCCCGTGGACATCTATTACCACAGCTACTCGGGCTCCAAGGAAGCCTCCCTGAAGGCCCTGAAGAAGGTGTATGACTGGGCGCTGGGTCGCGAGCTCTATAACGTCTACGTATCCGAATATACCGCCAAGGTCCTCGACTTCAACGGCATGGCGCTTGCTCGCTCAGGCGAGGCATGGCTCATCCAAGGCGGGGGATCGCTCAGGGAATTGCGTATCCCGGCATCCATGGGATATCCGGATTTGGCCCGTTCGGAAGGCGTGATCGGCTACGCCGACGCCGGGGAGTCGCGCTACATCCACCTATCCGGAGCGACGTGCAAATTGGTTCTCTCCCCCAAACCCCCGGAACGGCCTTACCTGGCCGCCGCCAATGCCGTTCTTTCGGATTGGGCCTCGGACGGGCGGCGCCTTAGCATGACGCTGGAAGGCCATTTGGATCTCGTCTTTTCGTTGGGAGGGGCCGGGCGGTGCCGGATCAAGGCCGATGGCGCGCCCGTGGGCGGGAAAGCCGGCCCCGGCGATCGCCAAACCTTCCGCATCGCCTCTCGCAAGGCCCGTATCGAGGCGGACTGCCCATGA
- the creB gene encoding two-component system response regulator CreB, with protein MPGRILIIEDEPAIADNIVYALETEGFTCRWCATGREGLAALDEPFDLAVLDVGLPDMGGFDVCREIRKRRDLPILFLTARAGEIDRVVGLELGADDYVVKPFSPRELAARIKAILRRTAKGPGEPGPVGPIASANPVPGEPARADISPFHHDAERCSITYFGKRLDLSRYEYRLLLALIEKPGRVWSRERLMEKAWDEPEASLDRTVDAHIKAVRAKLRQVRPDVEAIMTHRGMGYSLKEEW; from the coding sequence ATGCCCGGACGCATCCTCATCATCGAAGACGAACCGGCAATCGCCGACAATATCGTCTATGCGCTGGAAACAGAAGGATTCACTTGCCGCTGGTGCGCGACCGGGCGGGAAGGGCTGGCGGCCCTGGACGAGCCCTTCGACTTGGCGGTATTGGACGTCGGCCTTCCCGACATGGGGGGATTCGACGTTTGCCGCGAGATCCGCAAGCGTCGCGATTTGCCCATTCTATTCCTGACCGCCCGCGCGGGCGAAATCGATCGCGTAGTGGGGCTTGAGCTCGGGGCCGACGATTACGTCGTCAAACCTTTCAGTCCCCGGGAATTGGCGGCGCGTATCAAGGCCATCCTGCGGCGAACCGCCAAGGGTCCAGGCGAGCCCGGACCGGTTGGGCCCATCGCTTCGGCGAATCCCGTCCCTGGCGAGCCGGCCCGAGCGGACATATCGCCCTTCCATCACGATGCGGAACGTTGCTCGATTACCTATTTCGGAAAACGCCTGGACCTGTCCCGCTACGAATACCGTCTCCTCTTGGCTCTCATCGAGAAGCCCGGGCGCGTATGGTCGCGCGAGCGCTTGATGGAAAAAGCCTGGGACGAGCCGGAGGCGAGCCTGGACCGCACCGTGGATGCGCATATCAAGGCGGTGCGCGCCAAGCTACGCCAGGTACGGCCGGATGTGGAAGCCATCATGACCCATCGGGGCATGGGCTATTCCCTCAAAGAGGAGTGGTGA